A stretch of the Polluticoccus soli genome encodes the following:
- a CDS encoding T9SS type A sorting domain-containing protein → MRSPFTIFLLPSILLASKVCAQADKRLFRTDGDYISRIKVTENSIDKPMAWGGGLNHPQFAIVDLNHDGKNDLVIFEKAEYVNPLLLPISNNIKTFLNSGTPGNPQYTYAPQYEYLVPYPQRVMKMLDYNCDKIPDLIYGDIFLNICDGYYNSSGDWTTQNCRVIYEKGINPAPLPFNSNDIPGVADIDSDSDLDFVALSIGTFHLYKDVRQEESLPCDTVKFKLKDWCWGKVGHAEVRESVLGVSCNNSGLKMPGEEAKTTGGSTAICLFDADGDGDYDALVGEDKFADIQFLKNGKVEHGYPVDTMIAQDTVWQTGGHKLHMASFPTGYWLDIDDDNDNDIVIAPQADENYRSAAYYRNIGSQTAPAFTYQTDSFLVEDMIDAGSRSYPSVYDYNKDGKKDLFIGGWLYQPGGTHKTSIIYLENTSTGTNVSFKVVTRDFLNIGSYPEKGAAISIGDMDGDGMDELVAGRDDGSIICFKNHASSAVAQPDWQLWHARLKGSDGTEINVGKNATPFIYDIDKDGKNDLVVGTEVGYLTFYKNIGATGQISLEYKTNKLGDVRVVPDMGFGYSAPYIGPIDNSGVHALMVGSGTGAIYRYSGFENGNVSTPYKLEDSLYSDIKIPGQFSSVSFADMFDDNKFELFIGNGRGGVFAYRQVFVEEVDELAKEKGGLQIYPNPAKDRVKMTAAADLGTSSSIRLVDNLGRLVTASFSASGKTIEFDVSMLPSGIYTCIVNTGENEFKGVFVKE, encoded by the coding sequence ATGCGATCCCCATTCACTATTTTCCTGCTTCCTTCAATTCTTTTAGCTTCAAAAGTTTGTGCACAGGCAGATAAGCGCCTGTTTCGAACTGATGGAGATTACATATCTCGTATAAAAGTCACGGAGAACAGTATTGACAAACCTATGGCCTGGGGTGGGGGACTGAATCATCCGCAATTTGCAATAGTAGATCTGAATCATGATGGCAAAAATGACCTTGTGATCTTTGAAAAAGCCGAATATGTCAATCCACTGTTGCTACCCATTTCAAATAACATAAAAACCTTCCTTAATTCAGGCACGCCCGGTAATCCCCAGTATACATACGCTCCACAATACGAGTATCTGGTACCATACCCTCAAAGGGTGATGAAGATGCTTGATTACAATTGCGACAAGATACCTGACCTTATTTATGGCGACATTTTCTTGAATATTTGCGATGGGTATTATAACTCAAGCGGCGACTGGACAACCCAAAACTGCAGGGTGATCTATGAAAAGGGCATTAATCCCGCTCCTCTACCTTTTAATAGCAATGATATACCCGGAGTAGCTGATATAGATAGTGATAGCGACCTTGATTTTGTCGCGTTATCGATCGGAACGTTTCACCTTTACAAAGATGTGAGACAGGAGGAATCGCTTCCCTGCGATACGGTAAAATTTAAGTTGAAAGACTGGTGCTGGGGAAAGGTTGGTCATGCAGAAGTACGAGAGTCTGTTTTAGGCGTGTCTTGCAACAATTCTGGCTTGAAAATGCCTGGAGAGGAGGCAAAAACTACCGGTGGCAGCACTGCGATCTGTTTGTTTGATGCTGATGGAGACGGCGATTATGATGCATTAGTAGGCGAGGACAAATTTGCCGATATCCAATTCCTGAAAAACGGTAAAGTGGAGCATGGCTATCCAGTCGATACAATGATAGCCCAAGACACCGTCTGGCAAACCGGGGGACATAAACTTCACATGGCATCGTTTCCTACCGGCTATTGGTTGGACATAGATGACGATAACGACAATGACATTGTTATTGCCCCCCAGGCCGATGAGAATTACCGCTCGGCAGCCTACTATCGAAATATAGGTAGTCAGACCGCTCCTGCCTTTACTTACCAAACCGATTCATTTCTTGTTGAAGACATGATAGATGCTGGATCCCGTTCATACCCCTCCGTGTACGATTATAATAAAGACGGTAAAAAGGATCTTTTCATAGGAGGTTGGTTATATCAGCCCGGTGGCACACATAAAACATCGATAATATACCTCGAGAATACTTCTACAGGCACTAATGTTTCTTTTAAAGTGGTAACGAGGGATTTTCTGAACATCGGTTCGTATCCCGAAAAGGGTGCTGCGATCTCTATTGGAGATATGGATGGAGACGGAATGGACGAGCTGGTAGCGGGCCGGGATGATGGTTCGATCATATGTTTCAAGAATCATGCGTCGAGCGCAGTAGCACAACCCGATTGGCAGCTATGGCACGCCAGGCTGAAAGGATCAGATGGTACGGAAATTAACGTGGGTAAAAATGCAACACCTTTTATATATGACATCGACAAAGACGGAAAAAATGATCTCGTTGTAGGAACAGAAGTTGGATACCTGACATTTTATAAAAACATAGGTGCCACAGGGCAGATCAGCCTAGAGTATAAAACCAATAAACTCGGAGATGTAAGAGTAGTGCCCGATATGGGATTTGGCTATAGTGCACCATACATAGGCCCTATTGACAACTCTGGAGTTCACGCCCTGATGGTAGGCAGCGGCACGGGTGCTATATACAGGTATTCGGGTTTCGAGAATGGCAATGTCTCAACGCCCTATAAGCTCGAGGACAGTTTGTACTCTGATATTAAAATACCGGGACAGTTTTCGTCGGTGAGCTTTGCAGACATGTTTGATGACAACAAGTTCGAGCTCTTTATTGGGAACGGAAGGGGCGGCGTATTCGCATATCGCCAGGTGTTTGTTGAAGAAGTTGATGAACTAGCCAAGGAGAAAGGTGGACTGCAGATCTACCCTAATCCTGCAAAGGATAGAGTGAAAATGACAGCTGCAGCTGATTTGGGAACATCTTCAAGTATCCGCCTGGTTGACAATTTGGGACGACTGGTGACGGCGTCATTCTCTGCTTCAGGCAAGACTATAGAGTTTGATGTGTCGATGCTTCCGTCCGGGATTTACACATGCATTGTTAATACTGGCGAGAACGAGTTCAAAGGAGTGTTTGTGAAGGAGTAG
- a CDS encoding T9SS type A sorting domain-containing protein — protein MMKFLNPLLPIALLIQANAQAQFEGSIYRTDGTYLSSVRLTVDGVEKKMAWCGGVNNPMFAVPDLNNDGVNDLVIWEASNEITERGTKTFVNKGTPGQPNYFYAPEFEYLFPYVSGYMKMIDYNCDGIQDLFYGSFGLSICDGYYNSNSALAFKNCRDIKYYYPGSSNASNITVGNGVPSIVDVDNDGDLDFLSFSDLGNWIDWYKNIKTEKGFSCDTFALQLKDRCWGRVFQPGGREHVLHQWCDNSMFNNQPKTTHGSNTLCLLDHDGDGDYDVLNGNDVYSDLQFLRNNRIQFGNSVDSMTWQDTMWQSNGTKAHMARYPLATHIDIDGDGARDIPISPRADFSENYRSIQYYRNAGTDANPSFIYQTNTLLVDRMLDMGSNSYPVFYDYNRDGKLDLLVGSRGYYQPNGTFKPTIWYFQNTGSGSNISFNLAQKDLLKVDTLGIDGASLAIGDLDNDGLDDMVVGHSNGTLSFFRNYAASSNAQPDWHLSQKLLRDQNSTEINVGNSAAPLIYDINADGKKDLLIGCQAGTIFYYKNIGGSGLPSLEYVTNKLGDVRVDGYLSSQMYTWSAPFIGQMDNTGKEYLVVGSGFGRISRYDGFQNGNVTTPYTLIDSQYSGVQAPGQQLAPAIGDLNGDGKYEMMVGNTKGGLLLYRQVWNVSVNDLTKEAELHLYPNPASRKLTIESKDALLSAEVRMFNVVGQLVHTQKIAVQSTSFVVDIAHLKPGVYVCSLINMGKVRNTRFTKLN, from the coding sequence ATGATGAAATTCCTGAACCCATTATTGCCCATTGCCCTGTTAATTCAAGCTAATGCACAGGCGCAGTTTGAAGGGTCTATATATCGCACTGACGGAACTTACTTATCGAGCGTAAGGCTTACTGTGGATGGCGTTGAAAAGAAAATGGCATGGTGCGGTGGAGTTAACAACCCAATGTTTGCTGTTCCGGACCTGAACAATGACGGCGTGAACGATTTGGTGATCTGGGAGGCTTCCAACGAAATCACGGAAAGAGGTACAAAGACATTTGTCAATAAAGGTACTCCGGGTCAACCGAATTATTTCTACGCGCCTGAGTTTGAATACCTGTTCCCCTACGTGAGTGGGTACATGAAAATGATCGACTATAACTGCGATGGGATACAAGACCTCTTTTATGGTTCCTTTGGTCTTAGCATCTGCGATGGATACTATAATTCCAACAGCGCTCTGGCGTTTAAAAATTGTCGCGATATAAAATATTACTATCCCGGCTCTTCCAATGCATCAAACATTACTGTGGGAAATGGTGTGCCGTCTATAGTTGACGTTGATAACGATGGGGATTTGGATTTCCTCTCGTTTTCGGACCTTGGTAACTGGATAGATTGGTACAAGAATATTAAAACAGAGAAAGGTTTCTCTTGCGACACTTTTGCCCTACAGTTAAAAGACAGGTGTTGGGGCAGGGTGTTTCAGCCTGGAGGGCGAGAACACGTTTTACATCAATGGTGTGATAATAGTATGTTTAACAACCAGCCGAAGACGACACATGGCTCCAATACTTTATGCTTGTTAGATCATGACGGTGATGGAGATTATGATGTGCTGAACGGTAACGATGTATATTCCGATCTGCAGTTCCTACGCAACAATCGAATTCAGTTTGGTAACAGTGTTGATTCTATGACCTGGCAGGATACTATGTGGCAATCGAATGGAACAAAGGCACATATGGCACGATATCCGTTGGCTACACACATTGATATTGATGGGGATGGTGCAAGAGATATCCCTATTTCGCCTCGTGCTGATTTTTCGGAAAACTACAGAAGTATCCAGTACTACCGGAACGCCGGTACGGATGCTAATCCAAGTTTTATTTACCAAACTAACACGTTGTTGGTAGATAGGATGCTGGATATGGGCTCAAATTCATATCCTGTTTTTTACGATTACAATAGAGATGGAAAGTTGGATCTGCTAGTTGGCAGCCGGGGTTACTACCAGCCCAACGGCACGTTTAAGCCAACTATATGGTATTTTCAGAACACTGGTTCAGGGTCTAATATTTCCTTCAACCTTGCACAGAAAGATCTGCTAAAGGTAGACACTCTTGGAATAGATGGCGCTTCGCTGGCTATCGGTGATCTCGATAATGATGGGCTGGACGATATGGTTGTTGGCCACAGCAACGGGACTTTGAGTTTTTTCAGAAACTATGCTGCATCTTCAAATGCGCAACCAGACTGGCATCTGTCGCAAAAATTGCTTCGTGACCAGAACTCCACAGAGATCAATGTAGGTAATAGTGCTGCTCCACTCATCTACGATATAAATGCAGATGGTAAAAAGGACCTTTTGATAGGGTGTCAGGCGGGAACCATTTTTTACTACAAAAACATTGGCGGCTCTGGTCTGCCAAGCCTCGAATACGTAACCAATAAACTTGGAGATGTAAGAGTGGATGGTTACTTGTCCTCCCAGATGTACACCTGGAGTGCGCCATTTATCGGTCAAATGGACAATACCGGCAAAGAATACCTAGTGGTAGGCAGTGGCTTTGGAAGAATATCACGGTATGACGGTTTTCAGAACGGCAATGTTACGACACCGTACACATTGATTGATTCACAGTATTCAGGCGTACAAGCGCCGGGACAACAACTGGCACCGGCAATTGGCGATCTGAATGGAGATGGAAAGTATGAGATGATGGTGGGCAATACTAAAGGCGGATTACTTCTTTACCGTCAGGTATGGAATGTTAGCGTGAATGATCTGACCAAAGAAGCTGAACTGCACCTATACCCTAATCCAGCCAGCCGCAAGCTGACCATTGAAAGCAAAGATGCGCTGTTATCGGCAGAAGTACGGATGTTTAACGTAGTTGGCCAGCTGGTCCATACCCAGAAAATTGCGGTACAGTCTACGTCATTTGTGGTTGATATAGCGCATTTGAAACCTGGCGTTTATGTGTGCTCTTTGATAAATATGGGAAAAGTCAGGAATACACGTTTTACTAAACTGAACTGA
- a CDS encoding T9SS type A sorting domain-containing protein translates to MKILNILLPLALLVQTNAHAQFEGSIYRTDGTYLSSIKLTVDGVEKKMAWSGGTNNPMFAVPDLNHDNLSDLVIFEAGLLETERGVKTFINKGSGGNPNYFYAPEFEYLFPAIYRYMKMVDYNCDGIQDLFHYGLGGLSICDGYYNSNNALAFKNCRDIKFIYPGSPTPTYVSMGGNDVPSIVDVDNDGDLDFLSFSGAGNWIEWYKNIKTEKGFSCDTFAVQLRDRCWGRILQNGPREHVLHQWCDNSLFENQPKATDGANTLCLLDHDGDGDYDVLNGNSVYSDLQFMRNNRIQFGNSVDSMTWQDTTWQSNGTKARMPRYPLATHIDIDASGAKDILVSPRAENSENYKCIQYYRNIGSDANPNFVYQTDTLLVDRMLDLGSHSYPVFYDYNRDGKLDLLVGSRGYYQSNGTFKSTIWYFQNTGSGSDISFNLAEKNLLRVDTLGIEGASLAIGDLDNDGMDDLVVGHLDGTLSFYKNFAASAGSQPDWRLSQKLLRDKNATVIDVSNYAAPLIYDINADGKKDLLVGNEPGTISYYKNLGSSGQASLEFVSNSLGGVRVDDYVPISYTYSAPFIGKMDNTGKEYLVVGGGFGRISRYDGFQNGNVTTPYSLIDSQYSGIQAPAKFLAPAIADLNGDGKYEMVVGNDKGGLLLYRQVWNVGVDDVVKETQLQLYPNPANRKLTIESNDALSSAEVRIFNVVGQLVHTQKIATQSTSFVIDIAHLNPGVYVCSLVHNGQIKNARFTKLN, encoded by the coding sequence ATGAAAATCCTGAACATATTATTACCACTGGCCCTGTTAGTTCAAACCAATGCCCACGCACAATTTGAGGGTTCTATATATCGCACTGATGGAACTTATTTATCAAGCATAAAGCTGACGGTAGATGGAGTAGAAAAGAAAATGGCGTGGAGCGGTGGTACTAATAATCCGATGTTTGCTGTGCCAGATCTTAACCACGACAATTTAAGTGATCTTGTGATTTTCGAGGCTGGGTTGCTGGAAACAGAACGTGGGGTCAAGACGTTTATCAACAAAGGTTCAGGAGGCAACCCCAATTATTTTTACGCACCTGAATTTGAGTACCTGTTTCCTGCTATCTATCGCTACATGAAGATGGTGGATTATAATTGTGATGGGATACAGGATCTGTTTCACTACGGTTTGGGGGGGCTTAGTATTTGCGATGGATACTATAATTCGAATAATGCACTGGCGTTTAAAAATTGCCGCGATATAAAGTTTATCTACCCCGGGTCGCCAACACCAACTTACGTTAGTATGGGCGGGAACGATGTTCCATCAATAGTTGATGTTGATAATGACGGAGACCTGGATTTTCTTTCATTTTCGGGAGCTGGAAACTGGATAGAATGGTACAAGAATATTAAGACAGAAAAAGGTTTCTCTTGCGATACGTTTGCGGTACAGTTAAGGGACAGGTGCTGGGGAAGGATATTGCAGAACGGGCCAAGAGAGCACGTGCTGCACCAGTGGTGCGATAATAGCTTGTTTGAGAATCAGCCGAAAGCAACCGACGGAGCTAATACATTATGCCTGTTGGACCATGACGGTGATGGCGATTATGATGTGTTGAATGGTAACAGCGTGTATTCAGATCTGCAGTTCATGCGCAACAACCGGATACAGTTTGGCAACAGCGTTGATTCTATGACCTGGCAGGATACCACCTGGCAGTCGAATGGAACAAAAGCACGTATGCCGCGATATCCTTTAGCTACACACATTGATATTGACGCCAGCGGTGCAAAGGACATACTGGTGTCGCCACGCGCCGAGAATTCAGAAAACTACAAGTGCATCCAGTATTACAGGAATATCGGTTCTGACGCAAACCCAAACTTTGTTTATCAGACAGATACATTACTGGTAGATAGAATGCTCGACCTTGGTTCACACTCTTATCCTGTTTTTTATGACTATAACAGGGATGGCAAGTTAGACTTGCTGGTAGGTTCAAGAGGGTATTACCAGTCAAACGGCACCTTCAAATCTACGATCTGGTATTTCCAGAATACAGGCAGTGGTTCGGATATTTCCTTCAATCTGGCTGAAAAGAATTTACTAAGAGTGGACACGCTTGGCATTGAAGGGGCATCGCTGGCTATTGGTGACCTGGATAACGATGGAATGGACGACCTTGTTGTGGGTCACCTGGATGGCACATTGAGCTTCTACAAGAACTTTGCAGCCTCAGCAGGTTCGCAACCTGACTGGCGCCTTTCACAAAAGCTGCTTCGTGATAAGAATGCTACGGTTATCGACGTAAGTAATTACGCTGCACCGCTTATTTATGATATTAATGCCGATGGTAAAAAAGACCTTTTGGTAGGGAATGAACCGGGCACCATTTCATATTACAAAAACTTAGGCAGTAGTGGCCAGGCGAGTCTGGAATTTGTATCTAACAGTCTTGGAGGTGTGAGGGTGGATGATTATGTACCTATATCTTATACCTACAGTGCTCCATTTATTGGTAAAATGGATAATACCGGTAAAGAATATCTTGTTGTGGGCGGCGGATTTGGAAGGATTTCCCGGTACGATGGGTTTCAAAATGGCAATGTGACGACACCGTATTCCTTGATCGACTCTCAATATTCGGGTATACAGGCTCCCGCAAAATTCCTCGCACCAGCGATAGCTGATCTGAATGGAGATGGAAAGTATGAGATGGTGGTGGGTAATGATAAGGGCGGATTGCTTCTTTACCGCCAGGTATGGAATGTTGGAGTGGACGATGTGGTTAAAGAAACTCAATTACAACTGTATCCTAACCCGGCTAATCGTAAATTGACTATTGAAAGTAACGATGCGCTGTCGTCGGCCGAAGTGCGGATATTTAATGTAGTTGGCCAGCTGGTGCATACCCAGAAAATTGCTACGCAGTCTACGTCGTTTGTAATTGATATAGCGCATTTGAACCCCGGCGTTTACGTGTGCTCATTGGTACATAATGGGCAAATCAAAAATGCACGCTTCACTAAACTGAACTAA
- a CDS encoding T9SS type A sorting domain-containing protein: protein MRKLLLLSIYCSMMAFLPKGQAQFQGQLFHFNPDTKVFAWGQEKTLAWCGGANNPQFSLADLNNDQKVDLVINEPYVGVKTFLNTGNANYVYSPQFEYNFPFIQGYMKLADYNDDGIADLFQRGSTGFAVYKGRFENGELKFSFYRELFYNSVSGWVNAYCEPNDMPGIEDIDHDGDLDFVSFYIGGGKITWYRNCREEDGLPNDSIRVCVKDNCWGKTFQGIYRTHLLHTTCDTWGTSCKGCEDNGTGNKTTHTGNAICLLDYDGDGDFDYFDGSVSYPDVQLLTNGRKDFNFSIDSMMWQDTMWNSNGHQLHMPVWPGGYWLDIDQDHDKDLLFSPNASNTENYKCIAHYKNVGTDASPNFVYQSDTFLIEKMIDVGSGSYPVFYDYDKDGKLDLFVGSDGFYQPDGTLKGKVSYYRNIGTGSNYSFELQTMDFMQIGNYLFRGTSIAIGDIDDDGKDDLVLGHTDGTLSYFKNQAASNTVQPVWNLVAPTLKDALGNDIVVTNYAAPVIYDMNKDGKKDLVIGNMTGYLTYYESASVGGNISLNFKTNKLGDAHADPNAINIYTMSAPYIGRMDNTGIDYLVMGSQDGKIFRFDGFQNGNVTTPYTMIDSNYSFVKAGTRTAPTFADLDGDNKYEMIVGNVLGGLSFYKQLFNVDVKDINTVGLNVKLYPNPANNVLNVELKLPHGSDGDVQIHVLSALGQRVISSVVPATQAYVQLSTSGLSSGVYYCVVQYGSQRSAQPVTITR, encoded by the coding sequence ATGAGAAAGCTTTTGTTACTCTCGATATATTGCTCGATGATGGCGTTTTTGCCCAAAGGACAGGCGCAATTCCAGGGGCAGCTGTTTCATTTCAATCCCGACACTAAGGTGTTTGCCTGGGGCCAGGAGAAAACCCTTGCCTGGTGCGGTGGGGCAAACAACCCGCAGTTTTCGTTAGCAGATTTGAATAATGATCAGAAAGTCGACCTGGTAATAAATGAACCATATGTCGGTGTGAAAACATTCTTAAACACCGGTAATGCCAACTACGTTTATTCACCGCAGTTCGAATATAATTTCCCTTTTATCCAGGGATATATGAAACTGGCAGATTATAATGACGATGGGATCGCTGATCTGTTTCAACGTGGCTCAACTGGTTTTGCGGTTTACAAAGGACGGTTTGAGAACGGCGAGTTAAAGTTTTCGTTTTATCGCGAACTGTTTTATAACTCGGTGTCAGGTTGGGTAAATGCTTACTGCGAACCTAACGATATGCCGGGTATTGAAGATATAGACCATGATGGCGACCTTGACTTTGTTTCGTTCTATATTGGCGGCGGAAAGATCACCTGGTATCGCAACTGCAGGGAAGAGGATGGGCTACCTAACGATAGCATCCGCGTCTGTGTTAAGGACAACTGCTGGGGGAAAACCTTCCAGGGGATATACAGAACCCATTTGCTACATACCACGTGTGATACCTGGGGGACAAGTTGTAAAGGTTGTGAGGATAATGGAACCGGCAACAAAACAACACACACAGGCAATGCGATCTGCCTGCTAGATTATGATGGTGATGGTGACTTTGATTACTTCGATGGCAGCGTGTCTTATCCTGATGTTCAGTTATTGACCAACGGAAGAAAAGATTTCAATTTTTCGATCGACTCGATGATGTGGCAGGACACAATGTGGAATAGCAATGGTCATCAGCTGCACATGCCTGTATGGCCTGGAGGATATTGGCTGGATATAGATCAGGACCATGATAAAGACCTGTTGTTTTCGCCTAATGCCTCTAATACTGAGAACTATAAATGTATCGCGCATTATAAGAACGTAGGTACTGATGCTAGTCCAAACTTTGTCTACCAGTCTGACACGTTCCTGATCGAGAAAATGATAGACGTCGGAAGTGGATCGTACCCTGTCTTTTATGACTATGATAAAGATGGTAAGCTCGACCTCTTTGTTGGCTCTGATGGCTTTTATCAACCTGACGGAACATTGAAGGGTAAGGTTTCGTATTATCGGAATATCGGCACCGGTTCAAATTATTCGTTCGAGCTGCAAACAATGGATTTTATGCAGATCGGCAATTACCTTTTCCGCGGAACGTCGATTGCTATTGGTGACATCGATGATGACGGTAAAGACGATCTGGTGTTAGGGCATACCGACGGTACGTTGTCCTATTTTAAGAACCAGGCTGCCTCAAATACTGTACAGCCTGTCTGGAACCTTGTAGCTCCGACATTGAAGGATGCTTTGGGCAACGATATTGTGGTGACCAACTACGCAGCCCCGGTTATCTATGATATGAACAAGGATGGTAAGAAAGACCTGGTAATTGGTAATATGACCGGCTATCTCACCTACTATGAAAGTGCAAGTGTTGGCGGAAATATTAGTCTCAATTTTAAAACCAATAAGCTAGGTGATGCTCATGCTGATCCGAATGCGATCAATATTTACACAATGAGCGCACCGTACATTGGCCGCATGGACAATACAGGTATCGACTACCTTGTTATGGGCAGCCAGGACGGAAAGATATTCCGCTTCGATGGTTTTCAGAATGGCAATGTGACTACGCCATACACTATGATCGATAGCAATTACTCTTTCGTAAAGGCTGGTACACGTACCGCGCCCACATTTGCCGATCTCGATGGCGATAATAAATATGAAATGATAGTTGGCAACGTATTAGGCGGGCTGAGTTTTTACAAACAGCTATTTAATGTAGATGTTAAAGACATCAATACAGTTGGCTTGAACGTGAAGTTGTATCCCAATCCTGCAAATAACGTGCTGAATGTCGAACTTAAATTGCCACATGGCAGCGATGGAGATGTGCAGATACATGTGCTCTCCGCATTGGGTCAACGTGTGATCAGCAGTGTAGTGCCCGCCACTCAGGCCTATGTGCAACTGTCTACATCTGGCCTGTCATCGGGAGTGTATTATTGTGTAGTGCAGTACGGCAGCCAGCGCTCAGCTCAACCGGTAACAATAACTAGGTAA
- a CDS encoding 50S ribosomal protein L25, translated as MRSVKVEGKRRSENGKKAARQLRSEGQVPGVIYGGKETIHFSANPMALRPLVYTPDFQLAEIAIDGTTYRCILKDLQFDVVTDELSHIDFLELVEDKKVIANLPLKFVGQSEGVKAGGRLEIKVKSLKVRTLPKHLAENIEVNIDKLQLNGNIRVEDVKAGEMEILNSPRIPIASVVMTRALKQAETEEAKGGKK; from the coding sequence ATGAGAAGTGTAAAAGTTGAAGGAAAACGCAGAAGCGAAAATGGCAAAAAAGCAGCTCGCCAACTTCGTTCTGAAGGCCAGGTACCTGGTGTAATCTATGGTGGTAAAGAAACTATCCACTTCAGTGCTAACCCAATGGCGCTTCGTCCGCTGGTGTATACGCCTGATTTCCAATTGGCAGAGATCGCTATCGACGGTACTACTTACCGTTGCATCCTGAAAGATCTGCAATTTGACGTTGTAACTGACGAACTGAGCCACATCGACTTCCTGGAGCTGGTTGAAGACAAAAAGGTTATCGCTAACCTGCCTTTGAAGTTCGTAGGTCAGTCTGAAGGTGTTAAAGCTGGTGGTCGCCTTGAGATCAAAGTAAAATCTCTGAAAGTGCGTACCCTGCCTAAGCACCTGGCTGAAAACATCGAAGTAAACATCGACAAACTGCAACTGAACGGCAACATCCGTGTTGAAGACGTAAAAGCTGGTGAAATGGAAATACTGAATTCTCCACGTATTCCTATCGCTTCAGTAGTTATGACACGTGCCCTGAAACAAGCAGAAACAGAAGAAGCTAAAGGCGGTAAGAAATAA
- a CDS encoding ribose-phosphate pyrophosphokinase — protein sequence MQPSVKIFSGTGSTYLAEQIAHSFGKTLGKCTTQKFSDGEFQPVFQESIRGDYVFLVQSTFAPSDNLMELLMMIDAARRASAGYITAVIPYFGFARQDRKDKPRVSIASKLVANLLTSAGADRVMTMDLHAPQIQGFFDIPVDHLDSSAIFIPYIDNLKIENLIFASPDVGSTNRVREVAKYFEVDMVICDKQRKRANEIAAMTVIGDVSGRNVVLIDDICDTAGTLSKSAAILKERGALSVRAFCTHPVLSGKAYENIANSELEELVVCDTIPLKQEISKIKVLPTAELFAVAIRNTFENKSISSLFIHSRNK from the coding sequence ATGCAGCCATCTGTAAAAATATTCTCCGGCACCGGGTCTACCTACCTGGCGGAGCAAATTGCGCATTCTTTCGGCAAAACCCTGGGTAAATGCACCACGCAAAAATTCAGCGACGGTGAATTTCAACCGGTTTTCCAGGAATCTATTCGTGGTGATTATGTTTTCCTTGTGCAGTCAACATTTGCGCCGTCAGACAACCTGATGGAACTGCTGATGATGATCGACGCCGCGCGCCGTGCTTCTGCGGGATATATCACAGCTGTGATCCCCTATTTCGGTTTTGCGCGCCAGGACCGTAAAGACAAGCCAAGGGTATCAATCGCTTCTAAGCTGGTGGCTAACCTGCTGACCTCAGCCGGCGCTGACAGGGTGATGACAATGGACCTGCACGCTCCTCAAATTCAAGGTTTTTTTGATATACCGGTGGATCACCTGGATAGTTCGGCGATTTTCATCCCATATATCGATAATCTTAAGATAGAAAACCTTATCTTTGCGTCCCCTGACGTAGGTAGTACTAACCGCGTACGCGAAGTGGCCAAGTATTTCGAAGTAGACATGGTGATCTGCGATAAGCAGCGCAAGCGTGCCAACGAAATAGCAGCTATGACAGTAATAGGTGATGTATCGGGAAGGAACGTGGTGCTGATAGATGATATTTGCGATACTGCAGGTACCCTCAGCAAATCGGCAGCAATACTGAAAGAACGCGGTGCATTATCGGTTCGCGCTTTCTGTACCCACCCGGTACTTAGCGGCAAAGCTTATGAGAACATTGCAAACTCTGAGCTGGAAGAATTGGTTGTTTGCGACACGATACCACTGAAGCAGGAAATTTCGAAGATAAAAGTATTGCCAACGGCAGAGCTATTTGCAGTAGCCATCCGCAATACCTTCGAAAATAAATCGATAAGTTCTTTATTTATCCATAGCAGGAATAAATAA